GGCTTCCACACTCCAAGATACTTAACAAGCCAAAAAGTAGCTCCTTATCTCTGATGAGTGATTATAACTCAGGAGTTGGCCTAAAATACACAGGGCTGGACAGCAAAAGAAAGACCACCTGGGTGATTTAGAAAGATGAATATAGGGATAGGCAAtgtagcacagaaggttaagtgtcctcctgtgacactggtaaCCCTTATGGGTGCAACTTCCCGTCCAAGCTACTCTACTTttgatacagttctctgctaatgtacctgggaaagtagtggaagatgacccaagtgcttgagccactgcacccatgtgggagaaatggaagaagctccaggctcttggcttcagcctggcctagtcccaaccagtgcagccacttggggagtgaagcagtggatgaaagagtctgtctctcctcctctctctgtaatgttgtctttcaaataaataagaaatgcatttttaaaaagaaagaaagaaaggcggatggatggatggtctGAGAGATGGATGCACCTGGCAGAAAGATGCAGGGGACTTTGGACGGAAGGAAGCAAGAAACAGAATGACCATAGTGGGGATCAGCACCGGATTCCAACACGAAACCAGCAGGGCCTCCAACTGGAAGCTGACGACGGTGCAGCAGGCAGGGACAGAAGCCAAGGGAAGGTATTCTAACAGAGAAACAGGAAGCCTGTAAGAAAAAGAAGAGGGTGACCAGATGAAGAACAAGGAAGGGAGGCTTACCAGGTACACCAGTGAGGTTTAAACTCTGTTCAAACAAATCTTCACGAATAGAGAAAAAGATGGAAATGGTTTATGCTGAAGACAGGAACAACACTTAATATTTAGATATGTTAAGTTCGAGAACACAAAGGCAAATACAGGTAAATGTAATCAGgcgttggcatttggggagaggaagagaggaattgTGGAGCCACCGCACGGAGCTGACAGCAGAGCCGCGGAGGAGACAAGAATTCTGCTGGAGAAAAGAGACGGGCAGTGACCTAAATGTGGGGGAGGACTTCGCTCAGCGCaaacagaaaaggagaagggGAAAAAGGAAACTCTCAGACCAGAGAATAAAACCCTCAGAGGAGAATAAATATTTCCCAAGCATGGATAACAAATGTAATCCCAGAAAATCTAAATATAAAGGCCTGAATTAATGAAAATCTCAACTCTTTTAGGTAATTTGAacaagaattattattattttttttgataggaagagttagacagtgagagagagggacggagagaaaggtcttcctttttccgttggttcaccctccaatggctgctacggccagcgcgctgcgccgatccaaagccaggagccaggtgcttcctcctggtctcccatgcaggtgcagggcccaagcacttgggccatcctccactgccttcccaggccacagcagagagctggactggaagaggagcaaccgggacagaatccggcaccccaatcaggtctagaacccggggtgccggcgtcgtaggcggaggattagcctagtgacccacggcgccggcctgaacaagAATTATTAAGAATATGGGTACATGGCACCTCATAAGGTAAAAACTACTAGTTACGTCTAGTGTCTCTGAATTATGGACTCAATTCCCAAAGAAGGGACACACAGCTGATAAAGCAGTGCCACCCCACTGCGGCACTACCATCTGATACAACGGGCAGGGAGTATGCTTTTTAGGTACTTTTTTCTTGGTCTCAAAAACTCAACTGTTATTGCACAGTGAGATGCTAGCCTGTTTTTATGTtctttccagttcactttttcAACTTTGAGGTATAACAGACATGccataattttattcattttcagtgtacaattcagtgatgTTTAGTCATTTTAGAAATTATGCAGCCATGGCTGTAATCTCATTTCATCACCCCAGTGAGATCCCCTAGGTCCTCATAGGTAACGCAACCTCATCTCCATCCCCAAATAACAATAATCCACTTGCTGACTCAGCTATAGATCTGccttttctggacatttcatcCAAGTGACCCTGCGGCCTTCTCTGTCCAGCCATTGTCTTTGTAAAAggtttcaaggttcatccacatGATAGCTGTATTTCCACTGTATGATGACACCACATTTCATTTATCCACTCAGCAGCTGGCTCTCGGGTTCATTCTGCATCTACGTCTCATGAACAAAGCTACTATAAACGTTTGCACCCACGTCTTTGCAGGGGCACGTGCTATTATTTCTCTTCAGTAGAAACCTAGACCGGGAATTACGGGGCTGAATGATAAGCTCAGCGTTAACTCTTGATGGTACTGCCAATGTGTCTCCAGAGCAGCCGTACCATCTTCTGTTCTCACTGGCAATGTATGGGGATCTTTCCGTCTCCTTACCCTCAGCAGTACTTGTTTTGTctgcctttttgttgttgttgttgatagcCATTCCAGGAGATGTAAAATGCTATCAcattgtggtttgatttcctTACTgaggttgagcatcttttcatgtgctctTGGTGAAATGCCTAGACAAATCTTTTCACCATCTTTGATGGGTTTTCTTGTTAACAGGAAGTGTAAACGTTCTTTGTCTACTCTGAATGTGAATCCTTTATTAGAAATACAGTgtgcaaatattctctcccagTCTTTTCTGGATTCCCCTTCATGACTGAGGctgctctttctctcactgctgcTATCACTGAGCAAGGAATAAAGAAAGCCAGGAGGGGGGAAACCGCATGGCAAGGGTGGGAAATAAAACTAAAGATGTGTTTGTCAGGTagcatccttttttttattttattttattttattttatttttgacaggcagagtggacagtgagagagagacagagagaaaggtcttccttttgccgttggttcaccctccaatggccgccgcggtagcgcgctgcggacggcgcaccgcgctgttccgatggcaggagccaggtgcttatcctggtctcccatggggtgcagggcccaagcacttgggccatcctccactgcactccctggccacagcagagagctggcctggaagaggggcaaccgggacaggatcagtgccccaaccgggactagaacccatgtgccggcgccgcaaggcggaggattagcctagtgagccgcggtgccggcatgTCAGGTAGCATCCTTAAACAGTTTCCATAAGAGGTTGGAGTCAGGTTCTTATGCTTGCTGAATTCAAAGATCATTATCATCAATGTTACTTAATATCATAATATTAATTACctaatattttattatcattattatttattaataattattaatgacTTAATATTATTGATATTACTTGCCTCAATCATTCTCCCAGCAAAGGCTTTTGCTTCACTGCCTCACATTAAAAATAACACACCACTGGCACTCACAAAGCGGGGACTCTGAGAACACTAATCATTGCCTATGCCccattagccaaaacacagctttCTGAATTGTTGTTACAGATCACACACTACAGCATTCAAAGGCGAGGCCTGGAGAAAGTTGCTAAACTCCCCCAGAAAACTGATTTGGGGTGAGTAGGAAAGGATCTTTGATATTTGAAGCCCATTTTTTTGTAATCTACCACCAAATCCAGTACTTCAACTGCATGTCATATCaatgaacagaaaaacaaatgctaAGTGCCTCTCCACTCGCTGCAAAACTCTCAAATACACTTTGGCATCCAATGCGCCCTTTCCCAGCCGACTCAGCAAATATGCGGAGACAAAAGGAACCACTGACACCAGCTAGGAAGTTGCTCTTTAGTTGGAGAGGACGAGGTTACTTGGGGTTCTTTGGTAGCTGTGTGGGACAGGAGCGGCTATTAGTGAGGGCGATAAGTCCCACATGGTTTCATTTCATGAGAAACAGCGTGACTTCCCTTCAACTGTTCCATGAGCACATTTTACTTTCACCGAACTCTTGCCATAGTGATTCCCAGGATTTTTCTCTCCTTGGTCAACACCTGAGAGAAGTCAAGAAACAGATTAACAGACCTGGCTGTGGAAgaaggggcggggggtggggtgggaaataATGTTTTACAACATCCAACATAGCACACATAGGTGCTCTCTCCTAATCTGTATCACATGTTGCCCAGAATCTCAACCTCAGAAAACCCAAGCCATTTACAAAATCAGCCGTCAAAGTCAGGTTAATTATTCTTTCCAGTTAAATTTTCAGACTGGAATGGAATATGGCTGTCACAAAGAAATACAGGGGCTCCTATGACAAATGCTTAAATGCTATTAAATTCTCAGTGGGAATCTATGATTGAGGAAGATACTCAAATACAAGCTCATGGAAATCTGAGTCCTGGTAGGAACATTATAGAGGCTTCAGTCCAGGTCCAGAGAGGTCACGTGACTTGAtggaggccacacagctggtTAATGTATAGCCATGACTACAGTTCCTGAGACTGTAAGACCAGGATGCTGGACCCATTTGAGTTTGTGAAACACTTACATGTGCCAGTGGTACATGTTAACCATCCCCAATTGTCTGTAAGTCCCATTATATATGAATTGTATTATAGGCACTCGGGTCAAAAACATGAAAGGATGAGTAGACACAGGGATAGTATGTCAGATGAGTTAACATTTCTGAGCACAAACTTGCAGCCAGGTTCTATTAAGCTCCTTATGCATTATCACACATAAACCTTATGACACCCTGAGGTGTTATTATCATCACtcccatttcaggggtgaacacACCAAGTTAGAGATGTTCAGTAACTTTCCCCCGGTCACACTGCAGCATCCAGATATGAACCATACACAGACCCGGTCCATGCTTCGTGGCAGGCTGCAGCAGGGACAAAAAGTACACGGTTCTTGCATGGCATTGCTGTTCACGGCCACAGAGAGTGTGTTTTCTGAATCATGGAGGCAAATActgtttttaatgaaaatatcaaaatatagtaCACTCAAAATTCCTCCCAACTGTTTTTCATTTCCCACTCTTcgttttctccccagaaattaAACCAGGAATACCCTACGCTGAGCCCATGCCTCCATCGTCCCCAAGTGTTTCCTGACACGCAGTTTTGCTTAACAGCACAAAACAACCAAAGAATGGGGTTCAACTTGACACTTGCAAAATTACCAGGTAAGCCACAGGCAAAGATACAAAGAAATTCTCTCATTTGATCAATGACTTATTCATGCTGTGTGACAATTAGGGGGTTTGAGTGGTCACAGAATCAACACAGCATTTAGTGTTGCCTTTCGTAAGATGTATAAACCAGCAAACATGCAAGACAGTATCACTGAGATAAACCCGAAGTTGTTATCATTTTGTTTTACGCTTTGCTTCATCTAGACATCATCTCTAAACTGACAGACAGGATTACATTAATAACATTAGAAAAAGACTTTTAAACCCAAACCAAACTAAATCCTACTTCCCCGACGGAGCCTAAACCAAGGGACACTGATGTTCCCAAGGAAGCCAAAGACAGCATCTACTAGCAACCCTACTGGGTAACTATTCAGAAAATGATCACACAAGGGCAACTGTGCCACACTAGTGACAACCTATAATTTGTGTGGCTTCATTATTTCATCCCCACCTGGCAGGTAGAGCAGTGGCTTATGTTGACACCTTCACATGTTGTGCCAAAGCGTGACACACCCCAGTGAGCAATCATGTAGCTTCACCAAAGGCAGAAGTGCCCAGGGTTCTCACTGCTCTGTCATTCGCAGTGCAACTCTGCTAGTGAGAAATAGTGGCCAGCACCTTATGTTACAGAAAGAACATCTACTAAGTAGTAGTCCCCTTTTCAAAACAATGCTGGGGAAGCACTTAGCACTTAGCGTTCAGAAAACCCAGCAAaggggttatttttttttttttaatccattttacaAAGTCATGAAGTGAAGAAACCAGCACTGTCATATAGAATTCTGTTTGTGGATGAAAATGCTCTGTATCTGCACTGGCcaatatgaaaaaaactgcaaagTGGCTACGGCCACTGAGGAGTTGAGTTTTTAGTTGTGCTTCGTTGTTACCTACATTTAAAGTGCCACTTTCGGTTGGTGCTCTATCCCGCCACACACTCATGCACTGCCCTAACACACACACCCAGCTGGAAGCACACACTTGCTCCTTGTACACACACTGCGacagcacccctccccccccacacacccatgcacacaacACCACCCTCATACTTAGCCCAAAGCAATTTTCTTGCAGAACCTGAGTTCATATGTTCTGTGTTAGGTTATGTCACTGTGCTTGTTATCTTAAAAGGAGCTgtgggacaggaagtggagcagagagtAACAAAAGAGTTTTTTCTCTGAATTATTATTCCATTTCAAACCCTGTGCCAAACAACACACAGAATGCCACCCTGGGAAGCAAGAAGATTGTGAGAAAATCGTCCTGGCATTGTAAAAACCGCTTTTAGTTTTTCCTAATTGAATCACCAAGCTACTGTTATTCAAAATGTTCACTAAGTTTGCTGCTGGCAGGGAAGAATATGATAGAACTGCCTAGGTGAAGAAAGTCACTCACTATTAATGTTTAATGTCCCTGTGTAGAAACATCGTATAGAAAATGTCTCTGAGGACACCCACATGTTCTGGAAAATTTGGGGGAAAAGAAGAAGGGAGCAAATGATGGAGGCACTTGGCAGAAAAGACTATGACCtagaaataattctaaaatgttAGAGGTCTTAAAAAGGACATAGGCGATACATATTACCAAAAACACTATTTGGATTTAAAATTGTTTGCActaaaacttaccttttaattgcattttccatgactttttttgaACTTCCCTGGGACAAGTCCATCATACAAAACTCTCAATGTCAACTGTTGAGCCTTCCAGAGCAGCGCACAGCTGGCTCATCCTGCTTCTAAGGaaccattttttctttctctactaccatgttatttcataaaataacCCCTAACGGATTTTAACCACTAATTTGCTTAAGCTGCACTGTAAATGTGCAATTTGTGAATGAAGTAATAACCAGGTCCAGGCCTATCCTACTGAAATAAAAAGCACTATATTCCACAGTGTTAACCCTGTATGTCAACTAAGGAAGCAAATATTGCGAGGTGACACAATCAACAAGTTGAAACCAGACGGCCTCAAAGCCACACAGAGCAGTTCAATTATCACTGTGGAATAGGGCCACATGtgcttcatatttttatttatgagacaCAGTGTATACATGGATATTATATACAcacagtgttagagagagacatTTTCGACATTCCGACAAGACTCTACCTTTAATAATAACCATAATTGCTAGGTAAATCATTTAGTAAGAGTGCTTATTCACATAATTAAGCTTTGGGATATTATAATGATAGAACAGCCAAACAGACGTGCCATCCTTACACGTTAGGAAGTATGGGTTCTCGCACTCCATAATGGATAAACACAGCAGAGAAGGCCAAGGCTAACAGGACAAACATCCCTGGATTACCCAACACCCTATTATGCTATGGCTAATGAACTGTTTGCACTTGGGGTAGCTTTGAAAAGCAACTCGTAAGGAACTGGTAGGGAGTGCAGCCATCATTTCAGGAGATGACAAGGCTGCACCTTGTCAGCCTGGTTCCCTCAGCCAGGCCTTTCTCATTCTTATTCAAACTTACTTGTCCTTTCTTTACTTCCCTAAAGTAAACTTACTACCCTGCATAAGATCAAAGTgacagttaattttttaaattggctAAAATAATTCAAGTAAGTATCTCAACTCAGTTAAAACAGAACATCTTTAAAAAGCATCAAATGGCATTGATACTAATTTGGATCTCCGGGTGCAGAGAAACTGCACTCCTCCTTTAAATCAAAATGGGTCAGAATGATGCTgttcaagaaaatatttgaaactggAAGCAGTGACACAGACGGCAGCTGAACCAGgtatttttaaacttataaaGATTAATAACACCATGGGCCTCAGAACAGGCTAGTCCAGGTATAAATTACTAGCCTGCATAAGACACAGTTAGGCCAGGaaaaccagtttttaaaaacacgTAGACCCAGGAATAAAAgggaaagagttagaaagaagaAATGGTTACACAGGAAGAGCCTGCATTTAAATTTGGGGCAGCAATTAAAGAACCTACTTTCGGATTATAATCCTCAAAAGTGTcttttctgtttgatttcttcAAACAAGGGAAGCAAAATATATACTCTACTGCCTGCCACGGAGGGAAGTGAGGGGTAAATTCATAGTTACCTGTGATCCCAaatcattccaaaacaaaacagtcAATGTTCCTGTGTCAGCAGGAGGGAAAGACCCAGACGTGATCTTCCCTCTTGACCTTTCGTCCAAAATGTGGATTTGTAAATTGTGTGAGTTCAGGTGTTCCAACACCCGGATGGCCACGAGATGTACTGGGGCCAACGGTTTCATGGGAGCATGGAGAGACAGGGGTTAGAAGGCTGAGGGAGGACGAGTCAGACTCCAGGGCAGCCTGAAGAGGGTTTACCTAGACTGAGAAGTAGTCCACctttgccagcagcagccctgtcaGGGGATCCCTACCAGGCTCGCGtatgggctggagctgggcacacAAGCGTGGTTTCACCAAAAAGTGGTAACGGATCCAGAGCACAGAGCTGGGCATCCGGACCTCACggtccacacaggagacccgacAGTCCATTCATGTGTAACAAGTGCTCGTCAATCATGGGATAGGTCTTTAATAGGATGAACTAAAAAACCCCAAGAAAGCAAAAGGCTTTAAAAAGATTCACATAACAAACACAGTTAAGTATAATCTAGCTTTGTAAATAAGAAAAGCATCCCAGCCTGCAATTATTTTGAACAGGTTGTGCTCCTTGGTGACAGACTTAAATACTAAGAATGAGAAAAcaatcagcattttttttctcactgaacTATAGAGAAACACACATTCGTGGTTATTCtttatgaacatattttaatgaaaaatacacaAGATGCTGTATAAATACTCATGGTCATCATTCATCATTCACACCTACCTACAACTAAAAATCAGCAATCTAGATGCCCTCCTccccaagatatattttttttcctattactttGGAAAgcatatcttctatttctttaaaagaaaactgcCAAGATATTGTATTTCTATTACCAAAGGATCTTAAGTACCATAAGAAAATAATGGGCAAAAAATTCACAATCTCCCATTAGAGGTACTCCTTTGATgattaaaaagcttaaaactgacagaggaaaaaaagatatattcaaagaatatgggaaaaaaaaaaacctacactgAAATAATCATTATGTTCTATTTTCACTGAAGGAAATTTCAATTATCTGTTATTGATTGTGTCAATTCCATTTGTAGTGACATCAAACAGTAAATTAAGACCCAGGATGATTAACACTGGTCTATCTAGTTTCCGAAGGTTGGCACAGGGTATCAGAGAGATGACTTCTTAAGCAAGGATATCAGTCTGGAGCCGGGGGCCATGGGGAGGGAAGGTGTCAACTTCTCAACCACTAGAAACACTGGCAGTGTCCTAAATTGATTCTTTTTGTTGCTTCTGCATCTTGAAACTCACCCAAAATAACAAGCATTCTGCCAGCCAGTGGGGGAGTCTGGTGGCCTGTGGAGTATGCATAACATCTCCCCTCTTCTCCAACAGATACTGAGCTGCACAGCCAAGGGAGCCCCACCCCAAGTAACGTGAGTGAAAAGCCGGGAGAGAACAGCACCGTTCACAATGAGTTCAACACCATCGTCTTGCCAGTGCTTTACCTCATTATATTTGTGGCAAGCATATTGCTGAATGGTCTAGCAGTGTGGATCTTCTTCCACATTAGGAATAAAACCAGCTTCatattttatctgaaaaacatAGTGGTTGCTGACCTCATCATGACACTGACATTTCCATTTCGAATAGTCCATGACGCAGGATTTGGACCTTGGTACTTCAAGTCTGTCCTCTGCAGATACACTTCCGTCTTGTTTTACGCAAACATGTACACTTCCATTGTGTTTCTTGGGCTGATAAGCATCGACCGCTATCTGAAGGTGGTAAAACCATTTGGGGACTCTCGTATGTACAGCATAACCTTTACGAAGGTTTTATCTGTCTGTGTTTGGGTGATCATGGCTGTTCTGTCCTTACCAAACATCATACTAACAAACGGACAACCAACTAAGGAAAACAttcatgactgcatgaaacttaAAAGTTCCTTAGGAGTCAAATGGCATAAGGCAGTCGTCTATGTGAACAGCTGCTTGTTCGTGGCCGTCCTTGTGATCCTGATCGGATGCTACATTGCCATATCCAGGTACATCCACAAATCCAGCAGGCAATTCATCAGTCAGTCAAGCCGAAAGCGAAAGCACAACCAGAGCATTAGGGTGGTTGTGGCCGTGTTTTTTACCTGCTTTCTACCATATCACTTGTGCAGaattcctttcactttcagccacTTGGACAGACTTTTAGACGAATCTGCACACAAAATCCTGTATTACTGCAAAGAAATGACACTTTTCTTATCTGCATGCAACGTGTGCCTGGATCCAATAATTTACTTTTTCATGTGTAGGTCATTTTCAAGAAGGTTATTCAAGAAATCGAATATCAGAACCAGAAGCGAAAGCATCAGATCCCTGCAAAGTGTCAGAAGATCGGAAGTCCGTATATATTACGATTATACTGACGTATAAGGATAAGCAGCCAACAGGCCTTCTCTTGTTTGTCAGAATCAATGTGTACAaagtgtaaataaaatatttcttttcattaccCTTGCTTGAACTcctcaaaatatgaatttataaagGCATTAAAGGACAGGTGCTTGGTACAAcaattaagttgccacttgggacacccaccccCTATAAAAGAGtttgtggttcaagtcctggctactccacttccaatccagcttcctgccgaagtgcatctgagaagcagctggtgatggttcGAGTACTTGGGggcctgccacccagctgggaaaCCCAGAATGCATTCTGGGCTGCTGACTTCATAGCTCAGTaatagctgttgtgggcatctggggaatgaaccagtgagtggaagagatatgtgtgtggggggaggtatGTGTGCGCCTTTGAaatcaactaattaaaaaaagagagagagacatgaaaACAAGTgtttattagaaaaagaaattaaaatggtaTGTTACTTGGGCATAATTTGGAACCAAGAAAAACACTAAGGCATAGCAAAAAGTGACACAAACAAGAGCTATGATACATGGCCGCACGGCAGGCTTCATGGCTGAAAGTTTAAGGTACAGAGTGAAGGGGCAGGAAGAACTACAGAAATATTAGTGTACTGCAAATGTCCTCCAAGACACCTGCTGCTCTGAAGCCACCTATGCAGAGGGTATTAACACAGGGTACGAAGCCTTGAGGTTCAAgatttggaaaacaaaatgtcattttcaacATAATTCATGTGCTATGAATATAAATGAGTAAACACTGATTACCAGGTCTTCTGTTATCTCATCTAAAACTATCTAAGGTCTTTAgccattgagcacctgctgtatttATCAAGATCTTCACACGTAAGAAAAGTTTGAGTGGCAGGCAGTGGTTGGAGAAGAGGAGGCTCAGCTACGTTTTTAAGCAATGTATTGGAAATGTTGAATGCAGCTAACTTCAAGCaagtaatttcagaaaaaaaaagtgtgtaattAACAAGAGAAGTAGATTTTGGACACAGTACTCTGAAGTTACATTTGTTATCATTGTACCCTTACAATGCATTACAATTCTTACACGCTAAGGGTGCAGAAGAAACAATGGAAGCTTGGCTAATAATCAAGTATATATAGTTCACCAAATGGTCATTTAACACTGTTTTAGAAAAACCATTAGTAAAATGGCCTTCCCTTGATGTCCCACCTTTAACAGAGCTATTactagtttaaaaaatataactgtAAGATGAAGTAAGTCAAAAAGTACAATAACCTTCTAAATTCTAGAAAGTTCTCTGCTATAAAAACCTTTGGACTGCCTTCTTTTTCAAAGCCATCCGCTGTGCGGGCCGTGATGAAGTGCCTGGCCTATTCCTAACACTGTCCCAAGAGCAGGAGAGACACTAACGGGGGAAGAGCAGTGAAGGCATGTTTGCTGACAAAGACGATTTAATGGTTAAGAAAGACAAGCCACACACATGGACAAAATAGTATCACATTTCATTTAGACTTTTCTAGGTCTACAGATTGCTAAGAAGTGGAAGTGAGCACAAATGAGAGCACAAGAATAACAGCCCAACAACTACTGCCACCATCAGCTGGGAGAATAGGAGCCAGGAATGATGAAGTGTCTAGGGAATACGTCAGGTATGGCAGCAGGGTTGGTGGCAAAGGGGCTGAAGAACTATCTGAGGGCATCTATCAAAATCTCTAACTGCCCATCAAGATTTCAATTCTATAAATGCAATGTGCACTAATGCACGTGGATTTATATGCACCTCTCTTGGCCACATACATAGCTCCATCCACCCCATCCCTGTGACACCGGCTAGATTAAGATGGCCACAGTTTAGATCACCCAAAGAGAAAGATTAAttccttcttctgccttccccacATAGTCCAGGTGAGTTACAGCCATAATGCATAAGGAGGAGCAATGTCAGAAGTGGGAAAGTGCAGTACAACGCATCCTAGCCCTTCCCTGCGCTGTTTTTCTCTACCACATCACCGCTCCCAGTCAAGACTTTCAAAAACAGTATTACCCACGTCACTGTATATTTACCAAAGACTAAGAAACGACGCTCTTTAGTAAC
Above is a genomic segment from Lepus europaeus isolate LE1 chromosome 2, mLepTim1.pri, whole genome shotgun sequence containing:
- the GPR87 gene encoding G-protein coupled receptor 87; this encodes MGFNLTLAKLPDTELHSQGSPTPSNVSEKPGENSTVHNEFNTIVLPVLYLIIFVASILLNGLAVWIFFHIRNKTSFIFYLKNIVVADLIMTLTFPFRIVHDAGFGPWYFKSVLCRYTSVLFYANMYTSIVFLGLISIDRYLKVVKPFGDSRMYSITFTKVLSVCVWVIMAVLSLPNIILTNGQPTKENIHDCMKLKSSLGVKWHKAVVYVNSCLFVAVLVILIGCYIAISRYIHKSSRQFISQSSRKRKHNQSIRVVVAVFFTCFLPYHLCRIPFTFSHLDRLLDESAHKILYYCKEMTLFLSACNVCLDPIIYFFMCRSFSRRLFKKSNIRTRSESIRSLQSVRRSEVRIYYDYTDV